The following coding sequences are from one Campylobacter sp. RM16187 window:
- a CDS encoding DUF2325 domain-containing protein: MSVLVIGADEITPIKAVLRDLGADKIEHWDARNENRVNRKPIPQDTKCVVMLTSFLNHNTMKTIKTQAKKRNIPIVCAKRSVSCVFCEYCKVFGLDKEFKCKSKDC; the protein is encoded by the coding sequence ATGTCAGTTTTAGTAATCGGAGCCGACGAAATAACGCCGATAAAAGCGGTTTTAAGAGATTTAGGCGCGGACAAGATAGAGCATTGGGACGCAAGAAACGAAAACAGGGTAAATCGCAAGCCAATCCCGCAAGATACTAAATGTGTGGTGATGCTAACGAGCTTTTTAAATCACAACACAATGAAGACCATAAAAACTCAAGCCAAAAAGCGAAATATCCCGATAGTATGCGCAAAAAGAAGCGTTAGTTGCGTATTTTGCGAATACTGTAAAGTCTTTGGACTAGACAAGGAATTCAAATGCAAATCCAAAGATTGCTAA
- the luxS gene encoding S-ribosylhomocysteine lyase, with product MPLLDSFCVDHVKMNAPGVRLAKTMKTPKGDDISVFDLRFCKPNEEILPEKGIHTLEHLFAGFMRDHLNGNGVEIIDISPMGCRTGFYMSLIGTPSEDIVRQAWLASMQDVKNVKSQSEIPELNEYQCGTYKMHSLDEAHAIADKILKSGLGIINNDEIKLDLKAMGL from the coding sequence ATGCCGCTACTTGATAGTTTTTGTGTGGATCACGTAAAGATGAATGCGCCCGGAGTTCGCCTGGCTAAAACGATGAAAACGCCAAAAGGCGATGATATAAGCGTGTTTGATCTTAGATTTTGCAAGCCAAACGAGGAAATTTTGCCTGAAAAGGGCATCCATACGCTTGAGCATCTGTTTGCCGGATTTATGAGAGATCACCTTAACGGCAACGGAGTTGAGATCATCGATATCTCGCCGATGGGCTGTAGAACGGGCTTTTACATGAGTCTTATCGGCACTCCTAGCGAAGATATAGTAAGACAAGCTTGGCTAGCCTCTATGCAAGATGTTAAAAACGTAAAAAGTCAAAGCGAAATTCCAGAGCTAAACGAGTATCAATGTGGCACATACAAGATGCACTCGCTTGATGAAGCGCACGCGATAGCCGATAAAATTTTAAAAAGCGGACTTGGCATCATAAATAACGATGAAATCAAACTTGATCTAAAAGCTATGGGTTTGTGA
- the fldA gene encoding flavodoxin FldA, with product MIGIIFGSSMGNTEEAAKFLSENLGLENELLNVSDCDADKINSFDKLILGTSTWGSGDLQDDWDAFDFEGLELGGKTVAVFGMGDSESYSDEFCNAMGKLYDHVVKQGGKVVGSVSTDGYSFDSSESVRDGKFVGLALDADNESDQTEPRILAWIEQIKPNFA from the coding sequence ATGATAGGAATAATTTTTGGAAGCAGTATGGGAAATACTGAAGAGGCGGCAAAATTTTTGTCTGAAAATTTAGGGCTTGAAAACGAGCTTTTAAACGTAAGCGATTGTGACGCGGATAAGATAAATAGCTTTGACAAGCTGATCCTTGGCACCTCTACTTGGGGAAGCGGCGACTTGCAAGACGATTGGGATGCGTTTGATTTTGAAGGACTTGAGCTTGGCGGTAAGACTGTTGCGGTATTTGGAATGGGCGACAGCGAGAGCTACAGCGATGAGTTTTGCAACGCTATGGGCAAGCTTTACGATCATGTTGTAAAACAAGGTGGAAAAGTCGTAGGTAGCGTATCAACAGACGGATATAGCTTTGATAGTTCAGAGTCTGTTCGTGACGGTAAATTCGTAGGTCTTGCGCTTGATGCGGATAATGAAAGCGATCAAACAGAGCCGAGAATTCTCGCTTGGATCGAGCAGATAAAACCAAATTTCGCATGA
- a CDS encoding DNA adenine methylase codes for MSCAKPENLSENKAFLTEQILTYLGNKRSLLGFIEQGILHAKSKLKRDKISCCDMFSGSGIVARFLKQHANFIVANDLELYSKITNECYLANLTPELKGELKSNLAKLKKEIKSELKSGFITELYSPKDEANITPNDRVFYTPYNARYIDTARAKIELLDERLKPFFLAPLLHSASVHANTSGVFKGFYKNKDKIGQFGGEGRNALKRILAPIELKMPVFSNFNVEFEVMQKDANLLAGEIGKIDLVYLDPPYNQHPYGSNYFMLNLIAKYERPSEISKVSGIAKDWNRSVYNQRANTAEAFFELIGKLKAKFVLISFNSEGFISKESFDKNLKKFGKVELREQKYNTFRGGRNLNSRNLHVNELLYILKK; via the coding sequence ATGAGCTGTGCAAAGCCTGAAAATTTAAGCGAAAACAAGGCTTTTTTAACTGAGCAAATTTTAACCTATCTTGGCAACAAGCGCTCTTTGCTTGGCTTTATAGAACAAGGCATACTGCACGCTAAAAGCAAGCTTAAGCGAGATAAGATAAGCTGTTGCGATATGTTTTCGGGCTCCGGGATCGTAGCTAGGTTTTTAAAGCAGCACGCAAATTTTATCGTTGCAAACGACCTTGAGCTGTACTCCAAAATCACCAACGAATGCTACCTTGCAAATTTGACGCCTGAACTTAAAGGTGAGCTTAAATCAAATTTGGCAAAGCTCAAAAAAGAGATAAAAAGCGAGCTTAAAAGCGGTTTTATCACTGAGCTTTACTCGCCAAAAGATGAAGCAAACATCACTCCAAACGATAGAGTTTTTTACACTCCTTATAACGCGCGCTATATCGATACGGCAAGGGCTAAGATAGAGCTTTTGGATGAGCGGCTAAAACCATTTTTCCTAGCTCCGCTTTTACACTCTGCGAGCGTGCATGCAAATACGAGCGGAGTTTTTAAGGGGTTTTATAAAAATAAAGATAAAATAGGGCAGTTTGGCGGCGAAGGAAGAAACGCGTTAAAAAGAATTCTAGCTCCTATCGAGCTTAAAATGCCTGTTTTTTCAAATTTTAACGTCGAATTTGAAGTTATGCAAAAGGACGCAAATTTACTAGCAGGCGAGATTGGCAAGATCGATCTAGTCTATCTTGATCCTCCTTATAACCAGCACCCTTACGGCTCAAACTACTTTATGCTGAATTTGATTGCCAAATACGAGCGTCCAAGTGAAATTTCAAAAGTTTCAGGCATAGCTAAAGATTGGAATCGCTCCGTTTATAATCAAAGAGCAAACACTGCCGAAGCGTTTTTTGAGCTGATTGGTAAGCTAAAGGCTAAATTTGTGCTAATTTCTTTTAACTCGGAAGGGTTTATCTCTAAAGAGAGTTTTGATAAAAACCTTAAAAAATTTGGAAAAGTAGAGTTGAGAGAACAAAAATACAATACATTTCGTGGAGGTAGAAACTTAAATAGTAGAAATTTACACGTAAACGAACTTCTTTATATATTAAAAAAATAA
- a CDS encoding aspartate/glutamate racemase family protein has product MKKIGLIGGMSYESTATYYNEINRKVNNKLGGLNSAEILLSSVNFEEIELCQHENRWDDAGEILARHAKILELGGADFILICTNTMHKVYEMVRASVKIPVIHIADATLKALKECSVDKVGLFGTIYTMKEAFYKDKLSDGGVEVLLPSEDEMKFVNEVIFNELCFGKISATSRYKFLDIISNLASRGAKGVILGCTEIGLLIDQSSTDVKLFDTTFIHIDEAVNLALG; this is encoded by the coding sequence ATGAAAAAGATCGGACTAATCGGCGGTATGAGTTATGAATCAACTGCAACCTATTACAACGAGATAAATCGCAAAGTAAATAACAAGCTTGGCGGATTAAATAGTGCCGAAATTTTGTTAAGTAGCGTAAATTTTGAAGAGATAGAGCTATGTCAGCATGAAAATAGATGGGATGATGCTGGTGAAATTCTAGCTCGCCACGCTAAAATTTTAGAACTTGGCGGAGCGGATTTTATACTGATTTGCACAAATACAATGCATAAAGTTTATGAAATGGTTCGAGCTAGTGTTAAAATTCCTGTTATTCATATAGCTGATGCTACCCTAAAAGCGTTAAAAGAGTGTAGTGTGGATAAAGTGGGGCTTTTTGGCACGATATATACGATGAAAGAGGCATTTTATAAAGATAAGCTGAGTGACGGCGGAGTGGAAGTTTTGCTTCCAAGCGAAGATGAGATGAAATTTGTAAATGAAGTTATATTTAATGAGCTTTGTTTCGGTAAAATTTCAGCTACTTCGCGTTATAAATTTCTTGATATCATCTCAAATTTAGCGAGCCGCGGTGCAAAAGGCGTCATACTTGGTTGCACTGAAATAGGACTCTTGATCGATCAAAGTAGCACGGATGTTAAACTTTTTGATACCACGTTCATACATATAGATGAGGCTGTAAATTTGGCTCTTGGTTAA